The Sphingomonas sp. So64.6b genome includes a region encoding these proteins:
- a CDS encoding adenine phosphoribosyltransferase: MSDGALQGSNDDLKALIRTIPDFPKPGIMFRDITTLLLDARGFAQSVERMAAATIGKVDLVAGIEARGFLFAAALALPLNAGVLLIRKDGKLPGATIAEDYALEYGTDRIAMHADACTPGANVLLIDDLIATGGTARAAVRLLRKAGAVVTQAQFLVDLPDLGGADALRAEGLTVTSLVAFAGH, from the coding sequence ATGAGCGACGGCGCCTTGCAGGGCTCGAATGACGACCTCAAGGCGCTGATCCGCACAATCCCCGACTTTCCCAAGCCGGGGATCATGTTCCGCGATATCACCACGTTGCTGCTCGACGCGCGCGGCTTTGCGCAAAGCGTCGAGCGGATGGCGGCGGCGACGATCGGCAAGGTCGATCTGGTCGCGGGAATCGAGGCGCGCGGCTTCCTGTTTGCCGCCGCGCTCGCGCTGCCGCTCAACGCCGGCGTGCTGCTGATCCGCAAGGACGGCAAACTGCCCGGCGCGACGATCGCCGAGGATTATGCGCTCGAATATGGCACCGACCGGATCGCGATGCATGCCGACGCCTGCACACCCGGCGCCAATGTCCTGCTGATCGACGATTTGATCGCCACCGGCGGTACCGCGCGTGCGGCGGTACGCCTGTTGCGCAAGGCGGGTGCGGTGGTGACGCAGGCGCAGTTCCTGGTCGACCTGCCCGATCTGGGCGGTGCGGATGCGCTGCGTGCCGAGGGCCTCACGGTAACCTCGCTGGTCGCTTTCGCGGGACATTGA
- a CDS encoding cytochrome c1, whose amino-acid sequence MVRFFAFFVGAAFAGMLLAGLGSTLYGLANDPPAATAEHEFHKHPKELALASDGVFGKFDERQLQRGLQVYKEVCSACHSLRLVSFRDLEGIGYNEAQVKNFAAGFDTIPTVNPDTGEASTRKGIPSDRFPSPFANDVAARAANNNAIPPDLSLMTKARHDGSAYVYSLLTGFQNQPAKLLKEFPDSKTPPGLHYNPYFANLNLAMAPPLTSEGQVAYLDGTRPTVDQMAKDVSAFLTWTAEPKLQARRQTGFAVIIFLLIFCGLAWGAYQNVWRDVKH is encoded by the coding sequence ATGGTTCGCTTTTTCGCATTTTTCGTCGGAGCTGCTTTCGCTGGCATGCTCTTGGCCGGATTGGGCAGCACGCTTTATGGGCTGGCCAACGATCCGCCGGCGGCCACGGCCGAGCATGAATTCCACAAGCATCCCAAGGAGCTGGCGCTCGCCTCGGATGGCGTGTTCGGGAAGTTCGACGAGCGGCAGCTGCAGCGCGGGCTTCAGGTCTACAAGGAAGTCTGCTCGGCGTGCCATTCGCTCCGCCTGGTTTCCTTCCGCGACCTTGAGGGCATCGGCTATAACGAAGCACAGGTGAAGAATTTCGCCGCCGGCTTCGACACGATCCCGACGGTCAACCCGGACACGGGTGAAGCCTCGACGCGCAAGGGCATCCCCTCGGATCGCTTCCCGTCGCCGTTCGCCAACGATGTTGCCGCGCGCGCCGCGAACAACAACGCGATCCCGCCCGATCTGTCGCTGATGACCAAGGCGCGCCATGACGGCTCGGCCTATGTCTATTCGCTGCTCACCGGTTTCCAGAACCAGCCGGCAAAGCTGCTCAAGGAATTCCCGGATTCGAAGACGCCGCCGGGACTGCATTACAACCCGTATTTCGCGAACCTCAACCTCGCGATGGCGCCGCCGCTGACCTCGGAAGGCCAGGTGGCCTATCTCGACGGCACGCGGCCAACGGTCGATCAGATGGCGAAGGACGTTTCGGCGTTCCTGACCTGGACCGCCGAGCCCAAGCTTCAGGCACGGCGTCAGACCGGCTTTGCGGTGATCATCTTCCTGCTGATCTTCTGCGGACTCGCCTGGGGCGCGTATCAGAATGTCTGGCGCGACGTGAAGCATTGA
- a CDS encoding cytochrome b N-terminal domain-containing protein — protein MSFPWAKHYAPTNPLMKWVDERLPLPRLVYNAVGAGYPVPRNLNYFWNFGVLAGAALGIQIITGIVLAMHYAANGGVAFDSVEHIMRDVNGGWMLRYAHANGASMFFIVVYIHMFRGLYYGSYKAPREMVWLLGVVIFLLMMATAFMGYVLPWGQMSFWGAQVITGFFSAIPVVGDSIRIWLLGGFAPDDAALNRFFSLHYLLPFVIAGVIILHIWALHIPGSNNPTGVEVKGEQDTVPFHPYYTAKDGFGLGIFLLIFAVLLFYAPNYLGHPDNYVPANPLSTPAHIVPEWYFWPFYAILRAFTVDFILPAKLWGVLAMFGSILLLFFLPWLDTSPVRSANYRPTYRIFFWILMLDILVLGYCGGSPADPVYVILSQICAAYYFAHFLIIMPMIARSERPRPLPNSITEAVLSKHGGTSPAQSPAASALA, from the coding sequence ATGAGCTTTCCCTGGGCCAAGCATTATGCGCCGACCAACCCGCTGATGAAGTGGGTCGATGAACGGCTGCCGCTCCCCCGTCTCGTCTATAATGCCGTCGGCGCGGGTTATCCCGTGCCGCGCAACCTCAATTATTTCTGGAACTTCGGCGTCCTCGCCGGTGCCGCACTCGGCATCCAGATCATCACCGGCATCGTCCTCGCCATGCATTATGCGGCGAATGGCGGCGTGGCGTTCGATTCGGTCGAACACATCATGCGTGACGTCAATGGCGGCTGGATGTTGCGCTATGCGCACGCCAATGGCGCGTCGATGTTCTTCATCGTGGTTTATATCCACATGTTCCGCGGGCTTTATTACGGCTCGTACAAGGCGCCGCGTGAGATGGTGTGGCTGCTCGGCGTGGTCATCTTCCTGTTGATGATGGCGACGGCGTTCATGGGTTATGTGCTGCCATGGGGCCAGATGAGCTTCTGGGGCGCGCAGGTGATCACCGGCTTCTTCTCGGCGATACCCGTGGTCGGCGATTCGATCCGTATCTGGCTGCTTGGCGGCTTTGCACCGGACGATGCCGCGCTCAACCGCTTCTTCTCGCTCCATTATCTGCTGCCGTTCGTAATCGCGGGCGTCATCATCCTGCATATCTGGGCGCTGCATATTCCGGGGTCGAACAACCCGACCGGCGTCGAAGTGAAGGGTGAACAGGACACGGTGCCGTTCCATCCTTACTATACGGCGAAGGACGGCTTCGGGCTCGGCATCTTCCTGCTGATCTTCGCGGTGCTGCTCTTCTATGCGCCGAATTATCTCGGCCATCCGGACAATTACGTCCCGGCCAACCCGCTTTCGACGCCCGCGCACATCGTGCCCGAATGGTATTTCTGGCCGTTCTACGCGATTCTGCGCGCCTTCACCGTGGACTTCATCCTGCCGGCGAAGCTGTGGGGCGTGCTGGCAATGTTCGGTTCGATCCTGCTGCTGTTCTTCCTGCCCTGGCTGGATACCTCGCCGGTGCGCTCGGCCAATTACCGGCCGACCTATCGCATCTTCTTCTGGATCCTGATGCTCGACATCCTGGTGCTTGGTTATTGCGGCGGGTCACCGGCCGATCCGGTTTATGTGATTCTCAGCCAGATCTGCGCCGCTTATTATTTCGCCCACTTCCTGATCATCATGCCGATGATCGCGCGGTCCGAACGGCCACGGCCGCTGCCCAATTCGATCACCGAAGCGGTGTTGTCGAAGCATGGCGGCACCAGCCCGGCCCAGAGTCCTGCCGCGTCCGCGCTGGCGTAA
- the petA gene encoding ubiquinol-cytochrome c reductase iron-sulfur subunit — protein MAIVDTAVPPGEDPAPFHEHVDDPRRRDFINIAAVAWIGVGGAVTVLPLINQMNPSADVLAQSTTEIDLSKIVPGQAIKTSFRKQPLFVRNLTAKEIAEADAVDVKTLRDPQTLAERTKEGHKNWLITLGVCTHLGCVPLGAGEGEIKGPFGGYFCPCHGSAYDTAARIRKGPAPSNLHVPDYTFSSDTTVVVG, from the coding sequence ATGGCAATTGTTGATACCGCGGTGCCGCCCGGGGAAGACCCGGCTCCTTTCCACGAACATGTGGACGACCCGCGCCGTCGTGACTTCATCAATATCGCGGCGGTCGCCTGGATCGGCGTCGGTGGCGCAGTCACCGTGCTGCCGCTGATCAACCAGATGAACCCGTCGGCGGATGTGCTTGCGCAATCGACCACCGAGATCGATCTGTCGAAGATTGTCCCCGGTCAGGCGATCAAGACCAGTTTCCGCAAGCAGCCCCTGTTCGTACGCAACCTGACGGCGAAAGAAATCGCCGAGGCCGACGCGGTTGACGTCAAGACGCTGCGCGACCCGCAGACGCTGGCCGAGCGTACCAAGGAAGGCCACAAGAACTGGCTGATCACGCTTGGTGTATGCACCCATCTCGGCTGCGTGCCGTTGGGCGCGGGCGAGGGCGAGATCAAGGGCCCGTTCGGCGGCTATTTCTGCCCGTGCCACGGTTCGGCGTACGATACCGCCGCGCGCATCCGTAAAGGTCCGGCACCGAGCAATCTGCACGTGCCGGATTACACTTTCTCGTCGGATACGACGGTCGTCGTCGGTTGA
- a CDS encoding tRNA (cytidine(34)-2'-O)-methyltransferase, translating to MRIALYQPDIAGNVGTILRTAACFGVGVDLIEPMGFAFSDRALGRAGMDYVPAVLVKRHIDWAAFEAQVAGRIVLLTTRGGIRLDTARFEPDDVLLMGSEGSGVPPEVHDRAELAVRIPLAPAMRSLNVAVATGIALGEALRQTGGYPA from the coding sequence ATGCGGATCGCCCTCTATCAGCCCGACATCGCCGGCAATGTCGGCACCATTTTGCGTACGGCGGCGTGCTTCGGCGTCGGCGTCGACCTGATCGAGCCGATGGGATTCGCTTTTTCCGATCGCGCGCTCGGCCGGGCGGGCATGGACTATGTTCCAGCCGTTCTGGTGAAGCGCCATATCGACTGGGCCGCGTTCGAGGCGCAGGTCGCCGGGCGGATCGTATTGCTGACCACGCGCGGCGGGATTCGGCTCGATACGGCACGCTTCGAGCCGGACGACGTGCTGCTGATGGGGTCGGAGGGCAGCGGCGTGCCGCCCGAAGTGCATGACCGCGCCGAGCTGGCGGTACGCATCCCGCTTGCTCCGGCCATGCGGTCCTTGAATGTCGCGGTCGCGACGGGCATCGCGCTCGGCGAGGCGTTGCGGCAGACCGGAGGATATCCCGCGTGA
- the hemF gene encoding oxygen-dependent coproporphyrinogen oxidase, which produces MGVEMDGEQTQARTWFEQLRDLICAEFESIEREAGSDAAFDYIAWDRTDPSGAHGGGGVRGVMKGKVFEKVGVNVSTVGGTFEGDFAKSIHGAGDDPRFFATGISLVAHMANPHVPAVHMNTRFLVTTKRWFGGGADLNPPLPQGEDTEDFHATLKAACDAHDAAHYPRFKQWADDYFYIPHRGVHRGVGGIFYDHLEGDFAANFAFTQDVGRAFLDIYPRIVRRRMNDAFGDADIAAMRNWRGRYAEFNLVYDRGTLFGLKTGGNIDAILMSLPPVATWE; this is translated from the coding sequence ATGGGCGTTGAGATGGATGGCGAGCAGACGCAGGCACGCACCTGGTTCGAACAGCTGCGCGACCTGATCTGCGCTGAGTTCGAGAGTATCGAGCGCGAGGCCGGCTCGGACGCTGCGTTCGACTATATCGCCTGGGACCGCACCGATCCGTCGGGCGCGCATGGTGGGGGCGGCGTGCGTGGCGTGATGAAGGGCAAGGTGTTCGAGAAGGTCGGGGTCAATGTCTCGACCGTCGGCGGCACGTTCGAAGGCGATTTCGCCAAGTCGATCCACGGCGCGGGCGATGACCCGCGCTTCTTCGCCACCGGCATCAGCCTGGTCGCGCATATGGCCAATCCGCATGTTCCCGCAGTGCATATGAACACGCGTTTCCTGGTCACCACCAAGCGCTGGTTCGGCGGCGGCGCGGACCTCAATCCACCCTTGCCGCAGGGCGAGGATACCGAAGATTTCCACGCGACGCTGAAAGCGGCGTGCGACGCGCATGACGCTGCCCATTATCCACGCTTCAAGCAATGGGCCGATGATTATTTCTACATCCCGCACCGCGGCGTGCATCGCGGCGTCGGCGGCATCTTCTATGATCATCTCGAGGGCGATTTCGCCGCCAATTTCGCCTTCACTCAGGATGTCGGTCGGGCGTTTCTCGACATCTATCCGCGAATCGTGCGGCGGCGCATGAACGATGCGTTCGGCGATGCGGACATTGCCGCGATGCGCAACTGGCGCGGCCGTTATGCCGAATTCAACCTGGTCTATGACCGCGGCACTTTGTTCGGATTGAAGACCGGCGGCAATATCGACGCGATCCTGATGAGCCTGCCGCCAGTCGCTACATGGGAATAA
- a CDS encoding GNAT family N-acetyltransferase — protein sequence MGLTPVADAEVATIVTTLEMRQRPPARPLPDSRLRLTIWDRPTPAKYRALFRRVGAPWLWFSRLVMDDRALIRIIHDPDVAIFAVVDSAGIEVGMLELDFREPRTCELSYFGLIPELAGQGHGRWLMAQALNRAWIKGIDRVWVHTCTLDHPAALGFYRKSGFAAISRTIETFPDPRLTGDLPRDAAPQIPLFGTGLDSSRR from the coding sequence ATGGGCCTGACGCCGGTCGCCGATGCCGAGGTGGCGACGATCGTCACCACGCTGGAAATGCGCCAGCGTCCGCCGGCGCGCCCCCTGCCCGATTCGCGCCTGCGGCTGACCATCTGGGATCGGCCGACGCCCGCCAAATATCGCGCGCTGTTCCGCCGGGTCGGGGCACCCTGGCTATGGTTCTCGCGCCTGGTCATGGATGATCGCGCATTGATTCGGATCATTCACGATCCGGATGTGGCGATCTTTGCCGTGGTCGATTCGGCGGGAATCGAAGTCGGCATGCTCGAACTGGATTTTCGCGAACCGCGCACTTGCGAGCTAAGCTATTTCGGACTGATCCCGGAACTGGCCGGACAGGGTCATGGGCGCTGGCTGATGGCGCAGGCGCTCAACCGCGCCTGGATCAAGGGGATCGACCGCGTCTGGGTCCATACCTGCACGCTCGATCATCCAGCGGCTCTCGGCTTTTATCGCAAATCCGGCTTCGCGGCGATCAGCCGCACGATCGAAACCTTTCCCGATCCGCGCCTGACCGGCGACCTGCCGCGCGACGCCGCGCCTCAGATACCCTTGTTCGGCACCGGGCTCGACAGCAGCCGCCGGTAA
- the lipB gene encoding lipoyl(octanoyl) transferase LipB produces the protein MGSFLDDIEWRVASQPVDYAVALAEMEARAQAVALGTARELVWLLEHPPVYTSGTSADPAELIDPRFPVVDAGRGGRYTYHGPGQRIGYVVLDLNKRGRDVRRFVHALEGWVIAALGQFDITAFRAPGRIGIWTLDHGQEAKIGAIGVRVKKWVTMHGFSVNLSPDLSHFGGIVPCGLAEFPVTSAQKLGKATDLATFDAALALGADSFLETVSAFGGDPV, from the coding sequence GTGGGTAGCTTTCTCGACGATATCGAATGGCGCGTGGCGTCGCAGCCGGTCGACTATGCGGTGGCACTCGCCGAAATGGAGGCGCGTGCGCAAGCAGTGGCGCTGGGCACTGCGCGCGAACTGGTCTGGCTGCTCGAACATCCGCCAGTCTATACCTCGGGCACCAGCGCCGACCCGGCCGAGCTGATCGATCCGCGCTTTCCGGTGGTCGATGCCGGTCGCGGCGGGCGTTACACCTATCACGGGCCGGGACAGCGCATCGGTTATGTCGTGCTCGACCTCAACAAGCGCGGCCGCGATGTGCGGCGCTTTGTCCATGCGCTCGAAGGCTGGGTAATCGCCGCACTCGGCCAGTTCGACATCACCGCGTTTCGCGCACCAGGCCGCATCGGCATCTGGACGCTCGATCATGGCCAGGAGGCGAAGATCGGCGCGATCGGGGTGCGCGTGAAGAAATGGGTCACGATGCATGGCTTCTCCGTGAACCTGTCGCCCGACCTGTCTCATTTCGGCGGCATCGTGCCGTGCGGCCTGGCCGAATTCCCCGTGACCAGCGCGCAAAAGCTCGGGAAAGCGACGGATCTTGCAACTTTTGACGCCGCTCTGGCGTTGGGCGCGGACTCGTTCCTTGAAACGGTTTCTGCATTCGGCGGAGACCCCGTCTGA
- the queE gene encoding 7-carboxy-7-deazaguanine synthase produces MSYAVKEMFLTLQGEGVNAGRRAVFVRFAGCNLWSGREQDRATAVCRFCDTDFVGTDGLGGAKFAGADALADAALGFWGEGSEGRFVVLTGGEPMLQVDDALIEALHARGFEIAIESNGTLAVHPGIDWVCISPKAGSEVVQRSGDELKLVWPQPGTDIDAIEGWDFTHFLLQPLDSAAAEANHAAAIALVMDRPRWRLTIQTHKLLGLR; encoded by the coding sequence ATGAGCTATGCCGTCAAGGAGATGTTCCTCACCCTGCAGGGTGAGGGCGTGAACGCCGGCCGGCGCGCGGTGTTCGTGCGTTTTGCCGGATGCAATCTCTGGTCGGGCCGCGAGCAGGACCGGGCGACCGCGGTGTGCCGCTTCTGCGACACCGATTTCGTCGGTACCGATGGCCTCGGCGGGGCGAAATTCGCCGGCGCCGATGCGCTCGCCGACGCGGCTTTGGGCTTCTGGGGCGAGGGATCGGAAGGCCGCTTCGTCGTGCTGACCGGCGGCGAGCCGATGCTTCAGGTCGATGATGCGCTGATCGAGGCGCTCCACGCGCGCGGCTTCGAGATCGCGATCGAGAGCAACGGCACCCTGGCCGTGCATCCCGGTATCGACTGGGTCTGCATCAGCCCCAAAGCGGGTAGCGAAGTCGTGCAACGCTCAGGCGACGAGCTCAAGCTGGTCTGGCCGCAGCCCGGCACGGACATCGATGCGATCGAAGGCTGGGACTTCACCCACTTCCTGCTCCAGCCGCTCGACAGCGCGGCGGCGGAGGCCAATCACGCCGCGGCGATCGCGCTGGTGATGGATCGGCCGCGCTGGCGATTGACGATCCAGACCCACAAGCTGCTGGGGCTGCGCTAG
- the queC gene encoding 7-cyano-7-deazaguanine synthase QueC, whose protein sequence is MTSANTYAVVLISGGLDSMVAGARAKEDGHRLLALSMDYNQRHHVELAAARRIAHMLGAERHIVMPLDLSAFGGSALTADIDVPKTGVGDGIPVTYVPARNTIFLSLALGWAEAAGARDLYIGVNALDYSGYPDCRPEFIAAFEGLAELATKAGVEGAPFRIHAPLQHMTKADIVREAARLGLDAGLSWSCYDPAPGGVHCGRCDSCRLRAKGFAEAGLPDPTAYAVLPA, encoded by the coding sequence ATGACATCTGCAAACACCTACGCGGTCGTCCTGATCTCGGGCGGGCTTGATTCGATGGTCGCGGGCGCGCGGGCCAAAGAGGATGGGCACCGGCTGCTCGCACTCTCGATGGACTATAATCAGCGCCATCATGTCGAACTGGCCGCGGCGCGGCGCATCGCGCATATGCTTGGCGCCGAGCGCCATATCGTCATGCCGCTCGACCTGTCGGCCTTCGGCGGTTCCGCGCTGACCGCCGATATCGATGTGCCGAAGACCGGCGTGGGCGATGGAATTCCGGTCACCTATGTGCCGGCGCGCAACACCATCTTTCTCAGCCTCGCGCTTGGCTGGGCCGAGGCGGCGGGCGCGCGCGATCTGTATATCGGCGTCAACGCGCTGGATTATTCGGGTTATCCCGATTGCCGCCCCGAATTCATCGCTGCGTTCGAAGGACTGGCCGAACTCGCGACCAAGGCCGGGGTCGAAGGTGCGCCGTTCAGGATTCATGCGCCGCTGCAACATATGACCAAGGCGGATATCGTGCGCGAAGCGGCGCGGCTCGGGCTCGACGCGGGGCTCAGCTGGTCCTGTTACGATCCGGCGCCGGGCGGGGTGCATTGCGGACGTTGCGACAGTTGCCGGCTGCGCGCCAAGGGGTTCGCGGAGGCCGGGCTGCCCGATCCCACCGCTTATGCCGTTCTGCCCGCCTGA
- a CDS encoding Hsp33 family molecular chaperone HslO has protein sequence MEDPELNDTDRALGFTIPARHARGRIVRLGPLLDTILAAHAYPPAIEALLAEALTLAALIGSTLKDAGGQLTLQAQTDGGVVKLLVCDYKGGELRGYVDFDAERLAAGPEQPSLFALFGAGYLAITFDQAATKERYQGIVPLDGDTLAEAAQNYFVQSEQIPTLVKLGIARRADGGHVAGGLFLQHLPEGEEGRERIHTRLDHPEWEHVAILGGTMGADELADPALPLETLIWRLFNEEDEVRLLSEVAVTRGCRCSPDYIAQVLSKFPVEEQRAMAGEDGMITVDCAFCAQKFPVAVTDVVL, from the coding sequence ATGGAAGATCCTGAACTCAACGACACCGACCGCGCGCTCGGTTTCACCATTCCGGCGCGGCATGCGCGCGGGCGGATCGTGCGGCTCGGACCGTTGCTCGATACCATTCTCGCCGCGCATGCCTATCCGCCCGCGATCGAAGCATTGCTGGCGGAGGCGCTGACGCTTGCCGCGTTGATCGGATCGACGCTCAAGGACGCGGGCGGCCAGCTAACCCTGCAGGCGCAGACCGATGGCGGCGTCGTCAAGCTGCTGGTGTGCGATTACAAGGGTGGCGAGTTGCGCGGTTATGTCGATTTCGACGCGGAGCGCCTGGCGGCGGGGCCGGAACAGCCGAGCCTGTTCGCGCTGTTCGGCGCGGGCTATCTTGCGATCACTTTCGACCAGGCGGCGACGAAGGAGCGTTATCAGGGCATCGTGCCGCTCGATGGCGACACGCTGGCCGAGGCGGCACAGAATTACTTCGTTCAATCCGAGCAGATTCCAACTCTGGTCAAGCTCGGTATCGCCCGGCGCGCCGATGGCGGGCACGTTGCCGGCGGCTTGTTCCTGCAGCATCTGCCAGAGGGCGAGGAGGGGCGCGAGCGCATCCACACGCGGCTCGACCATCCCGAATGGGAGCATGTCGCGATCCTTGGCGGGACGATGGGCGCCGACGAACTCGCCGATCCGGCCTTGCCGCTCGAAACGCTGATCTGGCGCTTGTTCAACGAGGAGGACGAGGTGCGCCTGCTGTCGGAGGTTGCGGTGACGCGCGGCTGCCGCTGCTCGCCCGATTATATCGCGCAGGTGCTGAGTAAATTCCCGGTCGAAGAGCAGCGCGCCATGGCCGGCGAGGATGGCATGATCACGGTCGATTGCGCCTTTTGCGCACAAAAATTTCCCGTGGCCGTGACGGATGTCGTTTTATGA
- the argF gene encoding ornithine carbamoyltransferase translates to MIADALDRKALRKGWPKGRADSDVPLAGHVLGMVFEKNSTRTRVSYDMAMRQLGGSSIVLDAGTTQLGRGETIADTARVLSGYCDAIMIRTDDHAKIEQMAEYASVPVINGLTDASHPSQIMADLLTVIEAGKPLPGLKWAWLGDGNNVLASIMEAAALMHFDVVAACPQGFMPSESDVARSQGRARVVGTAAEAVEGADVVVTDTWISMGQEHAETKLKAMWPYQVDEALMGKARADAVFMHCLPAHRGEEVTDAVMDGPQSLIWKEAENRMHAQKSILRWCFGQIG, encoded by the coding sequence ATGATCGCCGATGCGCTCGACCGTAAGGCGCTGCGCAAGGGCTGGCCCAAGGGCCGCGCGGATAGCGACGTGCCGCTCGCCGGCCATGTGCTGGGCATGGTGTTCGAGAAGAACTCGACCCGCACGCGCGTGTCCTATGACATGGCGATGCGGCAATTGGGCGGCAGCTCGATCGTGCTTGATGCGGGCACGACGCAGCTTGGGCGCGGCGAAACGATCGCCGACACCGCGCGCGTCCTGTCGGGTTACTGCGACGCGATCATGATCCGCACCGACGATCATGCCAAGATCGAGCAGATGGCCGAATATGCTAGCGTGCCGGTGATCAACGGCCTGACCGACGCGTCGCATCCGAGCCAGATCATGGCCGATCTGCTCACCGTGATCGAAGCGGGCAAGCCGCTGCCCGGCCTGAAATGGGCCTGGCTCGGCGACGGCAACAATGTGCTGGCGTCGATCATGGAAGCCGCCGCGCTGATGCATTTCGATGTCGTCGCGGCGTGTCCGCAAGGGTTCATGCCGTCGGAAAGCGATGTTGCCCGGAGCCAGGGCCGCGCACGCGTCGTCGGTACCGCGGCGGAGGCGGTCGAGGGAGCGGATGTCGTGGTCACCGACACCTGGATCTCGATGGGCCAGGAGCATGCCGAGACCAAGCTCAAGGCGATGTGGCCCTATCAGGTCGATGAGGCGCTGATGGGCAAGGCCAGGGCCGATGCCGTGTTCATGCATTGCCTGCCTGCGCATCGCGGCGAGGAAGTGACCGATGCGGTGATGGACGGGCCGCAATCGCTGATCTGGAAAGAGGCGGAAAACCGCATGCATGCGCAGAAATCGATCCTGCGCTGGTGCTTCGGGCAGATCGGCTGA
- a CDS encoding aspartate aminotransferase family protein gives MPITPLMPVYPRCGVRPVRGEGVYLYGEQGEKYLDFASGIAVNALGHGHPKLVKAIADQAATLMHVSNLYGSPQGEKFAQRLVDASFADTVFFTNSGAEAVECAIKTARRYHFVNGNPERHDLITFDTAFHGRTLGTISATNQAKMRDGFEPLLPGFKYANFNDLEGALALIDENTAGFLVEPIQGEGGIRPATQEFLKGLRKACDKHGLLLVLDEVQAGYGRTGKLFAHELYGVVPDIIAAAKGIGGGFPLGACLATEEAAKGMVIGTHGSTYGGNPLAMAAGEAVLDVILEPGFLENVEKMGARLRQALEQMMPNHDHLFDHVRGHGLMLGIKLKSDSRRFVAHCRDNHGLLTVAAGDNVVRILPPLVIDESHIAECIERLSEAARVYVPAADE, from the coding sequence ATGCCGATCACCCCACTCATGCCCGTCTATCCCCGCTGCGGGGTGCGGCCGGTGCGAGGCGAGGGCGTGTATCTCTATGGCGAACAGGGCGAGAAATATCTCGACTTCGCCAGCGGCATCGCGGTCAATGCGCTCGGTCACGGTCATCCGAAACTGGTCAAGGCGATCGCCGATCAGGCCGCGACGCTGATGCATGTGTCGAACCTTTACGGGTCGCCGCAGGGCGAGAAATTCGCCCAGCGCCTGGTCGATGCCAGCTTTGCCGATACGGTGTTCTTCACCAATTCGGGCGCCGAAGCGGTTGAATGCGCGATCAAGACCGCGCGTCGCTACCACTTCGTCAACGGCAATCCCGAACGCCATGACCTGATCACCTTCGACACCGCGTTCCACGGCCGGACACTCGGCACGATCAGCGCGACTAACCAAGCGAAGATGCGCGACGGATTCGAACCACTGCTGCCGGGCTTCAAATATGCCAACTTCAACGATCTCGAAGGCGCTCTGGCGCTGATCGACGAGAATACGGCAGGTTTCCTGGTCGAGCCGATCCAGGGCGAGGGCGGCATCCGCCCGGCGACCCAGGAGTTCCTTAAAGGACTGCGCAAGGCGTGCGACAAGCACGGCCTGCTGCTCGTGCTCGATGAAGTCCAGGCCGGCTATGGGCGTACCGGCAAACTGTTCGCGCATGAACTTTACGGCGTCGTGCCGGACATCATTGCAGCAGCCAAAGGCATTGGCGGCGGCTTCCCGCTCGGCGCGTGCCTTGCGACCGAGGAAGCGGCCAAGGGCATGGTGATCGGCACGCATGGATCGACCTATGGCGGTAACCCGCTGGCGATGGCGGCGGGTGAAGCGGTGCTCGACGTGATCCTCGAACCCGGTTTCCTTGAGAATGTCGAGAAGATGGGCGCGCGGTTGCGTCAGGCGCTCGAGCAGATGATGCCCAATCACGACCATCTGTTCGATCATGTGCGCGGCCACGGCCTGATGCTCGGCATCAAGCTCAAGTCCGACAGCCGCCGTTTCGTCGCGCATTGCCGCGACAATCACGGGCTGCTGACCGTGGCGGCGGGCGACAATGTCGTGCGCATCCTGCCGCCGCTGGTGATCGACGAAAGCCATATCGCGGAGTGCATCGAACGGTTGAGCGAGGCGGCGCGGGTCTATGTACCCGCCGCGGACGAGTGA